The Vitis vinifera cultivar Pinot Noir 40024 chromosome 7, ASM3070453v1 genomic interval TAATGTTTGGTTATTGGGAAAGttatcaaggaaagaaaaaaaatacaaacggaaatgatttttcttgtatttggttgtattatggaaaataagaaagaaaatcaaatataattaaaattattaagaaatttattcatttttaaattatttaatctgtatattagaaaagtttaaacaatttaaatgagtttgaaggaatataaaaattaatttattgacttttaatatattttttattttcttttacttttgttttttctacttttttatttattttattttcctttaatttttttttgaaaatcaaacatagcaataatattttcttatggttGATTCTAAAAtctatcaataaaaaaaatggtcgtGTTAACTTTTcgtaaattaattatattggatttaacttttttctaatttagaaaaatatatatatttgagaaAATGAATTTGTTAGGATTTTAGTTACATTAACTTAACGTAATCTCTAGGAGGGTGAATAGGGCGGTCACTTtctgaagaattaaattatatGAGTGCAAATGATAATTATATgtgattatataataaatataatgaaaaacaattgtatataaaataaagagagtAAGGAACAAActcaagattttatagtggtttggggCAATCCGATCTTTGTCCACTTTTCTTAAGCTTCTAACTGTATGGAAGTTTCATTAATCTAAAACTTtcaaatataagatttttaaacactttacATTTGAATTTTTGCTTCTAGGAGACTTTCTACTATCCTTAAGAAATACTTTATTCTTGAACAATTCTTTAAGTGACACCTTACATTTAAGAATCCTAAGTGATATATtacatatagatttttttttttttttttcaagtgatACTACACACTAAAACTCACAAATTGAAAGGAAatataatttcacaaaatccagtataaatttaagttgaaaaaataccaagaaaaactaggattgaggTGGACTAAATGGATATGTAAGTTTTGAATCAAAGTGCATTCACTATTTGTTAGATACAATCTGGGTTCAACTAGTTGATTAGCCAATTGAATCAACTGCTATTTGTTGGACATTAATTGCACTAGTAGAGGACCATTAGGGTGTTAGGACCTCAATTGGTTCTCGATTGGTCTAGGCTTTACCTCAACCAACCAAACATATGCTACTAGAAGTGTGTGGCAAAAATGCACTTAGATTGATCAAGCCCAACCAGTTTCTCACATCCTCAACCAATTACACAATAAAATGCTTAAGTAACTCAATTTGAAGTGTAAAACCTTCAACAACTTATGTTTAGCttctcaaaacattttaaaacaagtttataAAAGATTTGATTGAAGGTtttaattaaaacataaaatcattcaattataaaagaatttaaaacaatttaacaTTTGGATGCTTTTTGGTGCTTAAGTAAGAATTAAATGCAATATGAACCTGGTGTATTAACAATATTACAAACAGATCCtagaaaataagttttgatttatcttctttttgaagtttccttctttttcatgattttcttttGGCTTGATTCATTTTTGTGATTGTcactttaaaaatcattttgtctaaatatacttaaaataaattatcaatttcaaaccttatttcattattatgaAAACCGAGATTAATGAAACCTTAGTTATAGAAATTATTATAgatatttatttcatataatcttttgttttcatttgtattagcaaaagaatttgaaatatatgtatgtatataaaCCAAGGGTCATTTCTtggattaaaacaaaaaatccaacaaatataaaaattaaaggtctagattaatctattaaaaaaaaaattaagtggaGAAAGATAAAATGCTtactcctttaatttttttaatattttaataattttttcaaatattttgaaaattttctatctattaaaaagacaataaaattaatttcttttttaaaataattaatgtcAATTAATTCTCaagataaaattcaaaattaagaaaaatttaacatatttagTTTTGATcatatttatagaaaataatatacaatgtggaactaaaattttaattttaattcattaattaaaatGCAAATAACAAAAGAtaatgtgattttatttttgtaataataaaagaagagaGGTGAGTAGGGGTTCTGTTTGTTTCGATAGAAAATGATTTGGGGAAACATCTTTGGGCAGGGTGGTACATTTCCAAATCGACGTATCTGCTTCTGATTTGTCGATTGTTCGCTGCCTTGCTTTTCTGCAACGGATGCTACAAATTAGGGCTGATCGAGTTTCGGAGCTTTACAATCTTCAAAATTGGTGAGAGAGACGAACATTCTCTAGAAATGAGTACAAGTTTCCTCTGTAAAAGAGTAGTGTCGCTCACAAATGTGGGGCAAATGTTTGAAATTTCAAGGACCCAAAtgcattttcttcaaaatacccaacttttgatttttagatCTTTCTCTTCGTCCAAACAACATTCTTTCACAGTGTCTTACCTCATAAACTCATGTGGGTTGTCCCCAGAGAGTGCTTTATCTGCATCACGGAAGGTACAGTTTGAAACCCCAGACGGAGCAGACTCCGTGCTTGCACTCCTTAGAAATTATGGATGCACCAATACCCATATCTCCAAAATTGTAAGCAAGTATCCGCTCCTGCTCATTGCCAATTCTGAGAAAACCCTTTTGCCCAAACTGGAGTTTTTCAGTTCTGCAGGCTTTTCAGGGCCTGACCTTGTCCGTATTGTCGTTGGAAGCCCAAGTATCCTGAAAAGGAGCTTGGAAAACCATCTTATTCCTAGTTATAATTTCCTCAAGAGTATGGATATGGTCCATGAAAATATTGTGAAGGCTTTCAGTAGGTCATACTGGCTTACCGGTAAAAGTGTGCAAGATACCATCGCTTCAAACGTTGAAATTCTGAAAGAAATAGGAGTTCCCATGTCAAATATTTCGTCTTTGGTGGCAATGCACCCTTGTGCAGTGTTCCAAAACAGGGAAAAGTTTAGTAGAAGTGTCGAGAAGGTTTTTGAGATGGGAATCAATCCTTTGAGAGTTACGTTTCTGAAAGCAGTTCAAGTGATCTGTGGAGTGGCTGAATCAATGTGGGAGCATAAAATGCAGGTTTACAGGCAGTGGGGTTTTACAGATGACGAGATTATGTTGATGTTCCGATTGGATCCCTTATGTATAAAGTCATCggagaagaaaataatgagTGTGATGGATTTTTTGGTTAATAAGATGGGTTGGGAACCTGCAAGTATTGCTAGATATCCAACAGTCTTTTTGCGAAGTTTGGAGAAGAAGATCATTCCACGGTGTTCAGTAGTGAAAGTTCTTCAAATGAAGGGGTTGGTGAAGAAGGATCTGTGTTTGGGTATTTTAGGCTGCAGTGAAGAGAATTTCTTTGATAAGTTTGTGGTGAAATATGAGCAAGATGTTCCCGAGCTTTTAAATGTATATCAAGGAAAAATTGGTATTTTGGAACTTGGCTTTGTCTCCGAGGGGGTAAGGGAGAAGAAACAGTTGTAGCATCTCAACTTCACAATTCCAAGTAATCAtcctttttgtcatttttcctATTTGAAACTTGCTTTGCAGGCATGTTAACTTCTTTTTGAGTTGATAATATAATTGTTTCAACTAGCTTCAGCTGGGGGTCAACTTTGATTGCTTCTTTGCCTTGTTTAAGATGAATGATGTAGGATGCCTTAAATTCatgcatatatatttatatatattgtgGGATGAAAGTTGAAACAAATGTGTAGACTATAAGAACTGATTGTTTTGTATAGATGGTCTTTTGGAGCTCGAATCCCCATAATTTGGTTTGTGGAGGGCTTTGGTTTATCTACAATCTCTTGTTTCCTACATGGGAAGTTTCAAGCTGCATCAAGACTTACAAATCAAAATAGGATCTAAAAGGTGTGCTTTGTTTTTGGGCAATCGATATTTGGAATGTTATAAATTACTAAAGTATTATGAACTTGGCATCATTTTCTCCCTTTCAGTATATTTGCAGTGAATTAGTTACCTGATTTTCTACATAACTGAACTGAAGTTGAACTCCTGTTGAAGGTTTTAGGGGCATGGCTCTTagctttgttttaatttttaaatgaaaggaGGACAGCTCCAGAACAAATGTCCCTACTTCAAGTTGTGGGTAGTCCTCCTCTTTAATCCATTAATTCCTCCTTGCATGGCACTAAGACCTCCCTTTATTGTTTATCCTCATGTGGTTTCCTCTGCAAAACAGTTGGATTACTACAGACGAGGAGAGCACCGAAGGATTAGATCCACCACCAAACCCGACTTTCTTCAAACCATGTAACTTAACAAATCTTTCTCATAAATACCAAATCAGGCATGGTCCAAGgtagaaaaagatgaagaatattgatcttttatgtttgttttggatTATTTGTCTTGAGAGAGATGTAGATACTTCAAAGATGTCACATCTACAAAATCAATCACTCCATGTTTCTTTCATTCAAACTCCGCTCAATTGGTTTAGAAAGTCCCTTAATGtgggatttttcattattaaattttattaactgGTTCAACTCTTGTTTAGAGGAgggtgttttttgtttgtttgcctTTCTTTGCCACCTTATATGCATTCCGGTGTCCTATTGTCTTGCCCCTCATTTGTTAGGCACTGCttaataattttatcttttccCACTTCAGGCTCATGTTTACATCTCCTGGAACTGCTATATTAATATCTGCTAAGAATTAATTCTTGCTTAGTTTGCGTTCAAATATCAGGAACATGTTCCTCAGTTGTTGAATTGTTCAATGTCTGTTCTGTTGTTCCAGGGCCTCTGTTCATCCAATGTCCCCTGTTCAGTTCCTTCAGACATGGAAACTGCTGCAAGACCTTGGATCTTCCCTGACAGATCTTCCAAAGCAGAATGCTTGGTATGCAACATGTTGAGCCTTCTACTGAGGGACCCCTGGAAAGGAAAGTCCCCATTGCCACAGAGTAATGCTTTGGTATGGATTGGATGTTTCTATTTGATCAGTAATATAAGGTCCTGTTTGGTAAAGTTTTCGATTCAGTTTTTGAAAGttgttttctaatattttgtaaaataaatgtcTCTTTaggaacttgaaatgtttttaacccggtttctatgtttttaaatatattttataaattacttttatttttaatcattctccatatttgtataattttttttaggtgaaaacaattaaaaacaactaaaattacGATCTTTgaaaatatcatgttttttattttttagaataaaaaactgttttctattttttgattgttaaatgtgtttttttattttttttgttcggtagaattgaaaactattttagaaaataattaagacTTAGGTTTGTTTGAAGGGTTTGGGGTCCCCATAGCCCATAGGcagacttttatttttcttttccaattgcTTGTTTGTTTCAAAAACTGTTGGGTCTTGTATCCAAAACCCATAATATTTCTTTTACGGTAGATGCTAAAatctatcaataataataattaaaaaaaatcctaaattaattatattggatttaaaaagaaaaagaaaaaatataggGTCATTTCTTGGattacaaataatattaataataataataataataaaataaaataaaaataaaaatccaacaagtattaaaattaaaaggtcTAGAATTGTCTAAATTtcaaagtggaaaaaaaaaaattaattaaacggCAATTCTTTTTTggcatattttaaattagttttttcaaatgagcttttattttttatttaaaaatttaacatattatttataaatttggatttttttcgtttataaaaccaaaagaataagaggattaatttctttttcaaaataataaatataaattaattttcatgataaagttaaaaattatgaaaaatataacatCTTTAGTGTTtatccaatttataaaaaatatgtttattcttgtactataatttttttaaaaaaaaaattattcattaattaaatatttatatttgtaaaaataaaaatataagattgaatgacattttttcaaattttaagaaatttattacGTACCTCCTATGGGGTCCATTCTTTTCTAATTTctctatttattacaaatttaattaaggcaattttttattaatgatatttacTTCAATTGTACTAAACTTAagtatgatttatattttaaaaaaattaattaaatgagattttaaataaaaatgtttatatgaatataaatattatattaaaatagatCTAACTAAtcttattttcacattttaaaaaaatttaaatgaaaataaataaataaataaattgaaaaatggcaaaaaacctaaatcaaattttaaatttttgaccaaatatctctttcctttttcactGTAGATTGCAGTCTTTGTAAGAAGAGAGATGAGTCCGgggagctttgacccaaaatagtgcgttttaaaaaaaaattccaaaaaataaaattgtttttaaaataatgccCGATCTAATAATGCGTCTATGTCATATAAGCTATCATGTCATAAAATTGTAGTcggtgactacggttttatttttttaaagtggttagaaaccgtagttaccaaccacgattttaactttaagtttaaagccgtagttggtgactacggttttgactttttttttaaaatggtcaaagcTGTAGTCATCAActgcggttttaactttatatatatatatatttatatataactttaatttttttaataaaaatattatattattttgattttaaatatacttatttcattattttaaaaataataatatatgaaattaaataattgatatttttaatttgatataaatatatttttaaattttattaaaataatatactctatatttaatacaaatatatttagttaattatatttaaatataaataaaatataataaattatgaaagcctattaaaaaacaaataatataaattattatattaattaataattttttatatactatatgtaagtggtatataatgTCACATgtatataagttcaattaagtttaaaatttatcatattttaatttaagttcataatattatatcgatatgataataatttatttatatatttaaataaatatgttaaattttaaacttaaattaaacttttatatatatatatatatatatatatatatatgtatgtatgtgtatgatattatatactacttacatataatatattaaaaaattattaattaatataataatttatattatttttttctccaaataggcatttataatttatttattttaaataaacataatttattatattttatttatatttaattttaattaaataattatatttatattaaatatagtgtcaattgttttaataaaatttatttatatatttaaataaaaatgtgataaattttaaacttaaattaaacttttatatatatatatatatatatatgtatgtgtatgatattatatactacttacatataatatattaaaaaattattaattaatataataatttatattatttttttctccaaataggcatttataatttatttattttaaataaacataatttattatattttatttatatttaattttaataaaataattatatttatattaaatatagtgtcaattgttttaataaaatttatttatatatttaaataaaaatgtgataaattttaaacttaaattaaacttttatatatatatatatatatatatatatatatatatatatatatatatatatatatatatgtgtgtgtgtgtgtgtgtgaggtattatataccacttatatataatatataaaaaattattaattaatataataatttatattacttttttatttttttaaataggcatttataatttatttgttttaaataaatataatttattatattatattttaattaattaattatatttatattaaatatagtgcctattgttttaataaaatttaaaaatatatttttatatcaaattaaaaatattaattatttaatttcgtatattattatttttaaaataatgaaataagtatatttaaaatcaaaataatataatatttttattaaaaaaattaaagttatatataaatatatataaagttaaaaccgcagttggtgactacggctttgaccatttaaaaaaaaagtcaaagccgtagtcaccaactacagctttaaacttaaagttaaaaccgtggttggtaactacggtttctaagcactttagaaaaataaaaccgtagtcaccaaatACGGTTTTATGACATAGCAGCTTATGTGGTACAGACACATTAGATCggacattattttaaaaacaattttattttttggaatttttttttaaaacgcaCTATTTTGGGTCAAATCTCTGAGTCCGGGTTCTGTTTGCTTGGAGAGAAAGTGAGTTGGAGAAACATCTGGGCATGCCGTGGTACATTTCCAAATCTACCTATCTTCTTCTGATTTATCGATTGTTTTCTGCGCCAATGCTTTTCTGCAACTGATGCTACAAATTGGGGCTGATCGAGTTTCGGAGCTCTACGATCTTCAGAATTGGTGAGAGACGCGAACATCATCTAGGAATGACTACTACTTTCCTCAGTAAAAGAGTAGTGTCACTCAAAAATGTGGGGCAAATGTTTGAAATTTCAAGGGCCCAAGtgcattttcttcaaaatactAAACCTTTTAGGTTTAGATCTTTCTCTTCGCCCAAACAACACTCTTTTACAGTGTCGTACCTCATGAACTCATGTGGGTTGTCCACAGAAAGTGCTCTATCTGCATCACGGAAGGTACAGTTTGAAACCCCAGACAGAGCAGACTCCGTCCTCGCACTCCTTAGGAATTATGGATGCACCAATACCCATATCTCCAAAATTGTAAGCAGGTATCCGCTCCTGCTCACTGCCAATCCTGAGAAGACCCTTCTGCCCAAACTGGAGTTTTTCCGTTCTGTAGGCTTTTCAGGGCCTGACCTTGCCAGTATCGTCGTTTCAAGCCCAATTATCTTGAGAAGGAGCTTGGAAAATCATGTTATTcctagttataattttcttaagagTGTAGTTATGGTCAATGAAAATATTGTGAGGGCTTTCAAGAAGACATTCTGGATTTCGGGTCAAAATGTGCAAAACGCCATCGCCCCAAATATTGCAATTCTGGAGGAAATTGGAGTTCCCATGTCAAATATGAAGTTTTTGGTGACATGTCACCCTAATGTAGTGTCCCAAAACAGGGAAAAGTTTAGTAGAAGTGTCAAGAAGGTTATTGAAATGGGATTCAATCCTTTGAGACTTAGCTTTCTGAAAGCAATCGAAGTCAGCTGTCAATTGACTGAATCAATGTTGGAGCATAAAATGGAGGTTTATAGGCGGTGGGGTCTGACAGATGATGAGATTATGTCGATGTTCAGATTGGATCCCTTATGTATGAAGTCATCagagaagaaaataatgagTGTGATGGATTTTCTGGTTAATAAGATGGGTTGGGAACCTGCTGCTTTTGCTAGATATCCAACAGTCTTTTTGTGCAGTTTGGAGAAGAAGTGGTGAAAATTCTTCAAATGAAGGGGTTGGTGAAGAAGGATCTGTGTTTCGGTTTTTTATACTCCAATGACAAGAATTTTTCTGATAAGTTTGTGCTCAAATATGAGCAAGATGGTCCTGAGCTTTTGAATGTATATCAAGGAAAAATTGGTATTTTGGAACTTGGCT includes:
- the LOC100245941 gene encoding transcription termination factor MTERF15, mitochondrial, with protein sequence MSTSFLCKRVVSLTNVGQMFEISRTQMHFLQNTQLLIFRSFSSSKQHSFTVSYLINSCGLSPESALSASRKVQFETPDGADSVLALLRNYGCTNTHISKIVSKYPLLLIANSEKTLLPKLEFFSSAGFSGPDLVRIVVGSPSILKRSLENHLIPSYNFLKSMDMVHENIVKAFSRSYWLTGKSVQDTIASNVEILKEIGVPMSNISSLVAMHPCAVFQNREKFSRSVEKVFEMGINPLRVTFLKAVQVICGVAESMWEHKMQVYRQWGFTDDEIMLMFRLDPLCIKSSEKKIMSVMDFLVNKMGWEPASIARYPTVFLRSLEKKIIPRCSVVKVLQMKGLVKKDLCLGILGCSEENFFDKFVVKYEQDVPELLNVYQGKIGILELGFVSEGVREKKQL